Proteins encoded in a region of the Populus alba chromosome 13, ASM523922v2, whole genome shotgun sequence genome:
- the LOC118036456 gene encoding uncharacterized protein, which yields MERISYSMLTVFVIFLSFHQSMGLNAEGQYLLDIKSRIGDAYNNLSNWNPNDSTPCGWKGVNCTSDYNQVVWRLDLSSMNLSGSLSPSIGGLVHLTHLNVSFNFLSTNIPSEIGNCSSLEVLYLNNNLFEGQLPVELAKLSCLTDLNIANNRISGPLPYQIGNLSSLSLLVAYSNDITGPLPASLGNLKNLRTFRAGQNLISGSLPSEIGGCESLEYLGLAQNQLSEEIPKEIGMLQNLTDLILWTNQLSGSIPEELGNCTNLGTLALYDNKLEGPMPRELGNLLFLRRLYLYRNNLNGAIPKEIGNLSFAVEIDFSSNVLTGEIPIELTKISGLQLLYLFDNKLKGVIPDELTTLENLTKLDLSINSLTGTIPKGFQHMKPLVMLQLFNNSLSGIIPQALGVYSKLWVVDLSNNNLTGEIPRHLCRNENLILLNLGSNNLTGYIPTGVTNCTSLVQLHLAANGLVGSFPSDLCKMGNLSGIELDENKFTGPIPPEIGQCHVLQRLHLSGNYFTGELPRQIGKLSQLVIFNVSSNFLTGVIPAEIFSCKMLQRLDLTRNSFVGAIPSEIGALSQLEILMLSENQLSGNIPVEVGNLSRLTYLQMGGNLFSGEIPVTLGRILSLQIALNLSYNNLSGPIPAELGNLELLEFLLLNNNHLSGEIPDSFEKLSSLLGCNFSNNDLTGPLPSLSLFQKTGIDSFFGNKGLCGGPFGNCNGSPSFSSDPSDAQGRSLRIGKIIAIISAVIGGISLILILVIVHFMRRPVDMVAPLQDNSSSSPISDIYFSPKDEFTFQDLVVATENFDDSFVIGRGACGTVYRADLPSGRVIAVKRLASNREGSNIDNSFRAEIQTLGKIKHRNIVKLYGFCYHQGSNLLLYEYLAKGSLGELLHGSPSSLDWRTRFKIALGAAHGLAYLHHDCKPRIFHRDIKSNNILLDERFDARVGDFGLAKVIDMPHSKSMSAVAGSYGYIAPEYAYTLKVTEKCDIYSYGVVLLELLTGRTPVQPLDQGGDLVSWVRNYIQVHSLSPGMLDDRVNVQDQNTIPHMITVMKIALLCTSTSPVDRPTMREVVLMLIESNKLEGHLDSSSSSSSSSSPSHHSNSSDELIVHV from the exons ATGGAGAGAATATCATATAGCATGCTCACTgtatttgttattttcctttcgtTTCACCAGTCCATGGGGCTAAATGCTGAGGGACAATACCTCTTGGATATAAAGAGTAGAATTGGTGACGCCTATAACAATCTTAGCAACTGGAATCCTAATGATTCCACTCCTTGTGGATGGAAAGGTGTGAACTGCACCAGTGATTACAATCAAGTAGTTTGGCGTCTTGATTTGAGTTCAATGAATCTTTCCGGTTCTTTATCACCTAGTATAGGTGGATTGGTTCATCTGACACATCTtaatgtttcttttaatttcttgtccACAAATATACCTAGCGAGATTGGAAACTGTTCTAGTTTGGAGGTTCTTTATCTGAACAATAACCTTTTTGAAGGCCAGCTCCCTGTAGAATTAGCTAAGCTTTCCTGTTTGACAGATTTGAATATAGCCAACAACAGAATATCAGGGCCCCTTCCTTATCAGATAGGAAACCTTTCCTCTCTGTCACTATTGGTTGCATATAGTAACGACATCACTGGTCCATTGCCTGCTTCTCTCGGCAACCTTAAGAACTTGAGGACCTTCAGGGCAGGGCAGAATTTGATATCGGGAagcttaccctcagagataggtGGATGTGAGAGTTTGGAGTATCTTGGTCTTGCACAAAACCAGTTAAGTGAAGAAATACCAAAAGAAATTGGAATGCTTCAGAATTTGACAGATTTGATCCTTTGGACTAATCAGCTTTCTGGGTCTATTCCAGAGGAGCTGGGCAATTGCACCAATTTGGGGACCCTCGCTCTCTACGATAACAAACTTGAGGGGCCTATGCCTCGGGAACTTGGTAATCTTTTATTTCTCAGGAGGTTATACCTCTACAGAAATAACTTGAATGGAGCAATCCCAAAAGAAATTGGGAATCTGTCTTTTGCAGTGGAGATTGACTTCTCCTCGAATGTGTTGACTGGAGAGATACCAATTGAGCTGACAAAGATATCTGGGCTGCAATTGCTTTATCTTTTTGATAACAAGCTTAAAGGTGTCATACCAGATGAGCTCACAACTTTGGAAAACCTGACAAAGCTTGACCTCTCCATCAATTCTCTCACTGGTACTATTCCTAAGGGGTTCCAGCATATGAAGCCACTGGTTATGTTGCAGCTCTTCAACAACTCATTGAGTGGCATCATTCCTCAAGCACTTGGAGTCTACAGCAAACTTTGGGTGGTTGACTTGTCAAATAACAACTTAACAGGAGAAATCCCGCGGCATCTTTGCAGAAATGAAAACCTGATTTTACTGAACCTGGGATCAAACAATCTCACAGGTTATATCCCAACCGGGGTCACAAATTGCACGTCACTGGTGCAACTTCATCTTGCTGCAAATGGCCTTGTGGGGAGTTTCCCGTCGGATTTGTGTAAGATGGGGAACCTCTCAGGTATTGAATTGGATGAGAACAAGTTCACCGGGCCAATTCCTCCAGAGATAGGTCAATGTCATGTTTTGCAAAGGCTGCATCTCTCAGGTAACTATTTTACTGGTGAATTGCCAAGACAGATAGGCAAACTCTCTCAGCTGGTGATTTTTAATGTCTCGTCGAATTTTCTCACCGGAGTGATACCAGCAGAGATTTTTAGCTGCAAGATGCTTCAACGGCTTGATCTCACCAGGAATAGTTTTGTGGGTGCTATACCAAGTGAGATAGGAGCCCTTTCCCAACTTGAGATTCTCATGCTCTCAGAGAATCAACTTTCTGGGAATATACCTGTGGAAGTAGGAAATTTATCGCGCTTGACTTACTTGCAAATGGGAGGCAACTTATTTTCCGGTGAGATACCAGTTACATTAGGTCGCATTTTGAGCTTGCAGATTGCACTGAATCTTAGTTACAACAATCTCTCTGGACCAATCCCCGCAGAGCTTGGGAATCTTGAGTTGCTGGAATTTCTGCTGCTCAACAACAATCATTTGAGTGGTGAAATCCCAGACTCCTTTGAGAAACTATCTAGCTTGCTTGGATGCAACTTTTCCAACAATGACCTAACAGGGCCCTTACCTTCCCTGtcactctttcaaaagacaggCATCGACAGCTTTTTTGGGAACAAGGGGCTTTGTGGTGGACCTTTTGGCAATTGTAATGGATCTCCATCTTTTTCGTCTGATCCCTCAGATGCTCAAGGGAGAAGTCTTCGTATAGGGAAAATCATAGCTATCATTTCAGCAGTCATTGGTGGGATTtctctcattttaattttagtcattGTACACTTCATGAGACGCCCTGTCGATATGGTCGCTCCTTTGCAAGATAATTCATCCTCTTCTCCCATTTCAGACATTTACTTTTCCCCCAAGGATGAATTCACCTTCCAGGACTTGGTTGTGGCCACTGAGAATTTTGATGACAGCTTCGTTATAGGAAGGGGAGCCTGTGGAACCGTATATAGAGCAGACTTGCCAAGTGGTCGTGTCATTGCAGTTAAAAGGCTAGCATCTAACAGGGAGGGAAGCAATATTGACAATAGTTTCCGTGCAGAAATTCAGACTTTGGGAAAAATCAAGCATCGGAATATTGTGAAGCTGTATGGTTTCTGCTACCACCAGGGTTCCAACCTGCTTCTTTATGAATACTTAGCGAAGGGTAGCTTGGGAGAATTGCTCCATGGATCACCCTCTAGCCTTGATTGGAGGACAAGATTCAAGATTGCCCTCGGAGCTGCTCACGGTCTTGCTTATTTGCACCATGACTGCAAGCCTCGAATATTTCATCGTGACATAAAGTCTAATAACATTCTGCTCGATGAAAGATTTGACGCTCGTGTTGGGGACTTTGGACTCGCTAAGGTGATTGACATGCCACATTCAAAATCAATGTCTGCAGTCGCTGGTTCTTATGGCTATATTGCCCCTG AATATGCATACACTCTGAAAGTCACCGAAAAGTGCGACATATACAGCTACGGAGTAGTCTTACTGGAGTTGCTGACCGGCAGAACACCCGTGCAACCTCTAGATCAAGGCGGCGATCTTGTATCATGGGTAAGAAATTACATTCAAGTCCATTCCTTATCACCTGGAATGCTTGATGATCGAGTCAATGTGCAAGATCAGAACACAATCCCTCACATGATTACTGTCATGAAAATTGCTTTGCTCTGCACAAGCACGTCTCCTGTCGACAGACCAACAATGCGAGAGGTTGTTTTGATGCTTATTGAGTCTAATAAGCTCGAAGGACACTTagattcctcctcctcctcctcctcctcctcctcgccGAGTCATCATAGCAATTCGAGCGACGAACTTATTGTACATGTGTAA
- the LOC118036457 gene encoding protein PIR isoform X2, translating into MKQSQADLYLETYQVLDLEMSRLREIQQWQASASSKLAADMQRFSRPERRINGPTITHLWTMLKLLDVLVQLDHLKNAKASIPNDFSWYKRTFTQVSVQWQDIDSIREELDDLQIFLSTRWAILLNLHVEMFRVNTVEDILQVLIVFAIESLELDFALLFPERHILLRVLPVLVVLATSSEKDSESLYKRVKINRLINIFKNDPIIPAFPDLHLSPAAILKELSIYFQRFAAQTRLLTLPAPHELPPREAQDYQRHYLIVNHIGTIRAEHDDFTIRFASSLNQLLLLKSIDGADVDWCKEVKGNMYDMVVEGFQLLSRWTARIWEQCAWKFSRPCKDAIPSESNGTSESFFDYEKVVRYNYSAEERKALVELVSYIKSVGSLMHRCDTLVADALWETIHAEVQDFVQNTLATMLKTTFRKKKDLSRIVSDMRTLSADWMANTNKPESYLQSHGGDESKGNFFYPRPVAPTATQVHCLQFLIYEVVSGGNLRKPGGLFGNSGSEIPVNDLKQLETFFYKLGFFLHILDYSATVATLTDLGFLWFREFYLESSRVIQFPIECSLPWMLVDHVLESQNAGLLESVLMPFDIYNDSAQQALAALRQRFLYDEIEAEVDHCFDLFVSKLCEIIFTYYKSWAASELLDPSFLFASDNREKYSVQPMRFTALFKMTRVKLLGRTVDLRRLLSERMNKVFRDNLEFLFDRFESQDLCAVVELEKLVEILKHAHGLLSKDLSIDSFSLMLNEMQENLSLVSFSSRLATQIWSEMQNDFLPNFILCNTTQRFVRSSRVPLVPMQKPSVPSAKPNFYCGTQELNSAHQSFARLHSGFFGIPHMFSTVRLLGSRSLPWLIRALLDHISNKVSTLEPMITGLQEALPKSIGLLPFDGGVTGCMRVVKENLNWGTKSELKAEVLRGIKEIGSVLYWMGLLDVVLREVDTMHFMQTAPWLGLFPDADGQILLSQDGGDSPVVNLFKSATAAVMSNPGCPNPTSFYTMSKQAEAADLLYKANMNTGSVLEYALAFTSAALDKYCCKWSAAPKTGFIDITTSKDFYRIYSGLQIGHLEDSVQVSSNFEVLGDSVAWGGCTIIYLLGQQMHFELFDFSYQVLNVAEVEAGLLTQAHKNPHVAQGWETLLEAMKKARRLNNHVFSMLKARCPLEDKIACAIKQSGAPLHRIKFENTVSAFETLPQKGA; encoded by the exons ATGAAGCAAAGTCAGGCTGACTTGTATCTGGAAACATATCAAGTTTTGGACTTGGAGATGAGTCGTCTGCGTGAAATCCAGCAATGGCAAGCATCCGCTTCATCAAAA CTAGCAGCTGATATGCAGCGGTTTTCTAGGCCTGAGCGGCGCATTAATGGCCCCACAATTACTCATCTATG GACCATGTTGAAGTTGCTTGATGTTTTAGTTCAACTTGATCATCTTAAAAATGCTAAGGCAAGCATACCCAATGACTTCTCATGGTACAAGAG GACATTTACCCAAGTTAGTGTTCAGTGGCAAGATATTGATTCAATAAGGGAGGAGTTAGATGATTTACAG ATATTCTTAAGCACAAGGTGGGCAATCTTATTGAACTTGCACGTCGAAATGTTTCGGGTGAACAC TGTAGAAGATATTCTTCAAGTTCTGATAGTTTTTGCCATTGAGTCATTGGAATTGGATTTTGCGCTTTTGTTTCCGGAGAGGCACATTCTTCTACGTGTTTTACCAGTTCTTGTTGTCTTGGCAACCTCATCAGAAAAAGACAGTGAGTCACTGTATAAGAGGGTAAAAATCAACAGgctgataaatatttttaag AATGATCCGATCATTCCTGCCTTCCCTGATCTTCATCTTTCTCCTGCTGCAATCTTGAAAGAGCTGTCCATTTACTTTCAGAGATTTGCTGCACAAACTCGTCTCCTCACCCTTCCAGCACCTCATGAGCTCCCACCTCGGGAGGCACAAGA TTATCAGAGGCATTATCTCATTGTTAATCACATAGGAACTATTCGTGCCGAGCATGATGATTTCACAATTCGTTTTGCTTCATCCTTGAATCAG CTATTGTTATTGAAGTCAATAGATGGTGCAGATGTTGACTGGTGCAAAGAAGTCAAGGGAAACATGTATGATATGGTTGTTGAAGGTTTCCAGCTCTTAAGCAGATGGACTGCACGAATTTGGGAACAATGTGCTTGGAAATTTTCTCGCCCATGCAAAGATGCAATTCCTTCAGAATCTAATGGAACCTCAGAATCATTTTTTGACTATGAAAAG GTGGTACGATATAATTACAGTGCTGAGGAGAGGAAAGCACTTGTTGAGCTCGTTAGTTACATTAAGAGTGTTGGATCACTGATGCATCGGTGTGACACATTGGTAGCTGATGCCTTATGGGAAACAATACATGCTGAAGTCCAAGATTTTGTCCAAAACACATTAGCCACCATGTTGAAGACTACCTTTAGAAAGAAGAAGGACCTGTCGAG GATTGTTTCTGACATGAGGACTCTTTCAGCAGACTGGATGGCAAATACAAACAAGCCTGAATCTTATTTACAGTCACATGGAGGTGATGAAAGCAAAGGGAACTTCTTTTATCCAAGGCCAGTGGCACCCACAGCCACACAG GTCCATTGCTTGCAGTTCTTGATATATGAAGTGGTGTCTGGTGGTAATCTTCGGAAGCCTGGTGGACTCTTTGGCAACAGTGGGTCTGAGATTCCTGTAAATGATTTAAAGCAGTTGGAGACCTTCTTTTACAAGCTTGGCTTCTTCCTGCATATATTGGACTATTCAG CGACTGTTGCAACTTTGACAGATCTTGGTTTCTTATGGTTTAGAGAATTTTATTTGGAGTCATCTCGTGTGATTCAG TTTCCTATTGAATGTTCTCTTCCCTGGATGCTGGTAGATCATGTGCTCGAGTCCCAGAATGCAGGTCTTCTTGAAAGTGTTCTGATGCCATTTGACATCTACAATGATTCAGCTCAGCAAGCTCTGGCTGCCTTAAGGCAGCGATTCCTCTATGATGAAATTGAAGCTGAG GTGGaccattgttttgatttatttgtttcaaaactCTGTGAAATTATTTTCACTTATTACAAGAGTTGGGCAGCAAG TGAACTACTTGATCCATCATTCCTCTTTGCCTCAGACAATAGAGAAAAATATTCTGTACAGCCTATGAGGTTCACTGCACTATTTAAGATGACTAGAGTAAAG TTACTTGGGAGGACCGTTGATTTAAGAAGGTTGCTTTCTGAAAGGATGAACAAGGTTTTTAGAGACAATCTCGAGTTTCTTTTTGATCGTTTTGAGTCTCAGGATCTATGTGCCGTGGTG GAATTAGAAAAACTTGTGGAAATCTTAAAGCATGCCCATGGCCTGCTTTCAAAAGATCTTTCAATAGACTCATTCAGTCTCATGTTGAATGAGATGCAAGAAAACTTATCTCTTGTGTCATTTTCTAGTCGACTTGCTACTCAG ATTTGGTCAGAGATGCAAAACGATTTCCTGCCAAACTTCATCCTATGCAACACTACTCAGCGTTTTGTCCGATCATCAAGAGTTCCTCTTGTTCCTATGCAAAAGCCGTCAGTTCCCAGTGCAAAGCCTAACTTCTATTGTGGTACTCAG GAGTTGAATTCTGCGCATCAAAGCTTTGCGCGTTTGCACAGTGGGTTCTTTGGAATTCCCCATATGTTTTCTACTGTTAGACTTCTAGGATCCAGATCACTGCCTTGGCTTATCCGGGCCCTGCTAGATCATATATCAAATAAG GTAAGTACACTTGAACCGATGATTACTGGATTGCAAGAAGCGTTGCCAAAATCTATTGGACTGCTCCCTTTTGATGGAGGAGTCACAG GCTGTATGAGGGTTGTCAAAGAAAATCTTAACTGGGGGACAAAATCAGAGCTCAAAGCAGAGGTTCTTCGAGGAATAAAGGAGATTGGCAGTGTGTTATATTGGATGGGGCTTCTTGATGTTGTATTG AGGGAAGTTGATACCATGCATTTCATGCAAACAGCCCCTTGGCTGGGCTTGTTTCCTGATGCAGATGGTCAAATATTGCTTTCACAGGATGGTGGGGATAGTCCTGTTGTCAATCTTTTCAAATCAGCCACTGCTGCAGTCATGTCCAACCCTGGTTGTCCAAATCCAACATCTTTTTATACCATGTCAAAACAGGCAGAAGCTGCAG ATCTTCTTTACAAAGCTAACATGAATACTGGAAGTGTGCTGGAATATGCCCTTGCTTTTACCAGTGCTGCATTGGATAAATATTGCTGTAAATGGAGTGCAGCTCCCAAGACAGGGTTCATTGACATTACAACTTCAAAGGATTTTTACCGTATATATAGTGGCCTTCAAATT GGACACCTGGAGGATTCTGTTCAAGTATCATCGAATTTTGAAGTGTTGGGTGACTCAGTTGCTTGGGGTGGTTGTACCATTATCTACTTGCTTGGGCAGCAGATGCATTTTGAActctttgatttttcatatcAAGTCCTCAATGTTGCAGAAGTAGAGGCTGGATTACTCACCCAAGCACATAAGAATCCCCATGTTGCCCAG GGATGGGAAACCCTATTAGAAGCAATGAAGAAAGCAAGAAGGTTGAACAACCATGTTTTCTCAATGCTAAAAGCCCGTTGCCCCCTTGAGGACAAGATAGCTTGCGCTATCAAGCAAAGTGGTGCCCCTCTGCATCGGATCAAGTTCGAGAACACTGTTTCAGCATTTGAAACATTGCCTCAAAAAGGTGCCTGA
- the LOC118036457 gene encoding protein PIR isoform X1, giving the protein MAVPVEEAIAALSTFSLEDEQAEVQGAGVLVSSERGATNSPIEYTDVSAYRLSLSEDTKALNQLNGLIQEGKEMASVLYTYRSCVKALPQLPESMKQSQADLYLETYQVLDLEMSRLREIQQWQASASSKLAADMQRFSRPERRINGPTITHLWTMLKLLDVLVQLDHLKNAKASIPNDFSWYKRTFTQVSVQWQDIDSIREELDDLQIFLSTRWAILLNLHVEMFRVNTVEDILQVLIVFAIESLELDFALLFPERHILLRVLPVLVVLATSSEKDSESLYKRVKINRLINIFKNDPIIPAFPDLHLSPAAILKELSIYFQRFAAQTRLLTLPAPHELPPREAQDYQRHYLIVNHIGTIRAEHDDFTIRFASSLNQLLLLKSIDGADVDWCKEVKGNMYDMVVEGFQLLSRWTARIWEQCAWKFSRPCKDAIPSESNGTSESFFDYEKVVRYNYSAEERKALVELVSYIKSVGSLMHRCDTLVADALWETIHAEVQDFVQNTLATMLKTTFRKKKDLSRIVSDMRTLSADWMANTNKPESYLQSHGGDESKGNFFYPRPVAPTATQVHCLQFLIYEVVSGGNLRKPGGLFGNSGSEIPVNDLKQLETFFYKLGFFLHILDYSATVATLTDLGFLWFREFYLESSRVIQFPIECSLPWMLVDHVLESQNAGLLESVLMPFDIYNDSAQQALAALRQRFLYDEIEAEVDHCFDLFVSKLCEIIFTYYKSWAASELLDPSFLFASDNREKYSVQPMRFTALFKMTRVKLLGRTVDLRRLLSERMNKVFRDNLEFLFDRFESQDLCAVVELEKLVEILKHAHGLLSKDLSIDSFSLMLNEMQENLSLVSFSSRLATQIWSEMQNDFLPNFILCNTTQRFVRSSRVPLVPMQKPSVPSAKPNFYCGTQELNSAHQSFARLHSGFFGIPHMFSTVRLLGSRSLPWLIRALLDHISNKVSTLEPMITGLQEALPKSIGLLPFDGGVTGCMRVVKENLNWGTKSELKAEVLRGIKEIGSVLYWMGLLDVVLREVDTMHFMQTAPWLGLFPDADGQILLSQDGGDSPVVNLFKSATAAVMSNPGCPNPTSFYTMSKQAEAADLLYKANMNTGSVLEYALAFTSAALDKYCCKWSAAPKTGFIDITTSKDFYRIYSGLQIGHLEDSVQVSSNFEVLGDSVAWGGCTIIYLLGQQMHFELFDFSYQVLNVAEVEAGLLTQAHKNPHVAQGWETLLEAMKKARRLNNHVFSMLKARCPLEDKIACAIKQSGAPLHRIKFENTVSAFETLPQKGA; this is encoded by the exons atggcAGTTCCAGTAGAAGAAGCCATAGCAGCTCTCTCTACCTTTTCTCTTGAG GATGAGCAAGCAGAGGTGCAAGGAGCTGGGGTTTTGGTTTCATCTGAAAGAGGAGCAACCAACAGTCctattg AGTATACTGATGTTTCTGCTTACCGCTTATCTCTATCAGAAGACACAAAAGCTCTCAATCAGCTG AATGGACTTATCCAAGAGGGGAAGGAGATGGCATCAGTGCTTTATACATATCGTAGCTGTGTCAAAGCACTTCCTCAG CTTCCTGAATCCATGAAGCAAAGTCAGGCTGACTTGTATCTGGAAACATATCAAGTTTTGGACTTGGAGATGAGTCGTCTGCGTGAAATCCAGCAATGGCAAGCATCCGCTTCATCAAAA CTAGCAGCTGATATGCAGCGGTTTTCTAGGCCTGAGCGGCGCATTAATGGCCCCACAATTACTCATCTATG GACCATGTTGAAGTTGCTTGATGTTTTAGTTCAACTTGATCATCTTAAAAATGCTAAGGCAAGCATACCCAATGACTTCTCATGGTACAAGAG GACATTTACCCAAGTTAGTGTTCAGTGGCAAGATATTGATTCAATAAGGGAGGAGTTAGATGATTTACAG ATATTCTTAAGCACAAGGTGGGCAATCTTATTGAACTTGCACGTCGAAATGTTTCGGGTGAACAC TGTAGAAGATATTCTTCAAGTTCTGATAGTTTTTGCCATTGAGTCATTGGAATTGGATTTTGCGCTTTTGTTTCCGGAGAGGCACATTCTTCTACGTGTTTTACCAGTTCTTGTTGTCTTGGCAACCTCATCAGAAAAAGACAGTGAGTCACTGTATAAGAGGGTAAAAATCAACAGgctgataaatatttttaag AATGATCCGATCATTCCTGCCTTCCCTGATCTTCATCTTTCTCCTGCTGCAATCTTGAAAGAGCTGTCCATTTACTTTCAGAGATTTGCTGCACAAACTCGTCTCCTCACCCTTCCAGCACCTCATGAGCTCCCACCTCGGGAGGCACAAGA TTATCAGAGGCATTATCTCATTGTTAATCACATAGGAACTATTCGTGCCGAGCATGATGATTTCACAATTCGTTTTGCTTCATCCTTGAATCAG CTATTGTTATTGAAGTCAATAGATGGTGCAGATGTTGACTGGTGCAAAGAAGTCAAGGGAAACATGTATGATATGGTTGTTGAAGGTTTCCAGCTCTTAAGCAGATGGACTGCACGAATTTGGGAACAATGTGCTTGGAAATTTTCTCGCCCATGCAAAGATGCAATTCCTTCAGAATCTAATGGAACCTCAGAATCATTTTTTGACTATGAAAAG GTGGTACGATATAATTACAGTGCTGAGGAGAGGAAAGCACTTGTTGAGCTCGTTAGTTACATTAAGAGTGTTGGATCACTGATGCATCGGTGTGACACATTGGTAGCTGATGCCTTATGGGAAACAATACATGCTGAAGTCCAAGATTTTGTCCAAAACACATTAGCCACCATGTTGAAGACTACCTTTAGAAAGAAGAAGGACCTGTCGAG GATTGTTTCTGACATGAGGACTCTTTCAGCAGACTGGATGGCAAATACAAACAAGCCTGAATCTTATTTACAGTCACATGGAGGTGATGAAAGCAAAGGGAACTTCTTTTATCCAAGGCCAGTGGCACCCACAGCCACACAG GTCCATTGCTTGCAGTTCTTGATATATGAAGTGGTGTCTGGTGGTAATCTTCGGAAGCCTGGTGGACTCTTTGGCAACAGTGGGTCTGAGATTCCTGTAAATGATTTAAAGCAGTTGGAGACCTTCTTTTACAAGCTTGGCTTCTTCCTGCATATATTGGACTATTCAG CGACTGTTGCAACTTTGACAGATCTTGGTTTCTTATGGTTTAGAGAATTTTATTTGGAGTCATCTCGTGTGATTCAG TTTCCTATTGAATGTTCTCTTCCCTGGATGCTGGTAGATCATGTGCTCGAGTCCCAGAATGCAGGTCTTCTTGAAAGTGTTCTGATGCCATTTGACATCTACAATGATTCAGCTCAGCAAGCTCTGGCTGCCTTAAGGCAGCGATTCCTCTATGATGAAATTGAAGCTGAG GTGGaccattgttttgatttatttgtttcaaaactCTGTGAAATTATTTTCACTTATTACAAGAGTTGGGCAGCAAG TGAACTACTTGATCCATCATTCCTCTTTGCCTCAGACAATAGAGAAAAATATTCTGTACAGCCTATGAGGTTCACTGCACTATTTAAGATGACTAGAGTAAAG TTACTTGGGAGGACCGTTGATTTAAGAAGGTTGCTTTCTGAAAGGATGAACAAGGTTTTTAGAGACAATCTCGAGTTTCTTTTTGATCGTTTTGAGTCTCAGGATCTATGTGCCGTGGTG GAATTAGAAAAACTTGTGGAAATCTTAAAGCATGCCCATGGCCTGCTTTCAAAAGATCTTTCAATAGACTCATTCAGTCTCATGTTGAATGAGATGCAAGAAAACTTATCTCTTGTGTCATTTTCTAGTCGACTTGCTACTCAG ATTTGGTCAGAGATGCAAAACGATTTCCTGCCAAACTTCATCCTATGCAACACTACTCAGCGTTTTGTCCGATCATCAAGAGTTCCTCTTGTTCCTATGCAAAAGCCGTCAGTTCCCAGTGCAAAGCCTAACTTCTATTGTGGTACTCAG GAGTTGAATTCTGCGCATCAAAGCTTTGCGCGTTTGCACAGTGGGTTCTTTGGAATTCCCCATATGTTTTCTACTGTTAGACTTCTAGGATCCAGATCACTGCCTTGGCTTATCCGGGCCCTGCTAGATCATATATCAAATAAG GTAAGTACACTTGAACCGATGATTACTGGATTGCAAGAAGCGTTGCCAAAATCTATTGGACTGCTCCCTTTTGATGGAGGAGTCACAG GCTGTATGAGGGTTGTCAAAGAAAATCTTAACTGGGGGACAAAATCAGAGCTCAAAGCAGAGGTTCTTCGAGGAATAAAGGAGATTGGCAGTGTGTTATATTGGATGGGGCTTCTTGATGTTGTATTG AGGGAAGTTGATACCATGCATTTCATGCAAACAGCCCCTTGGCTGGGCTTGTTTCCTGATGCAGATGGTCAAATATTGCTTTCACAGGATGGTGGGGATAGTCCTGTTGTCAATCTTTTCAAATCAGCCACTGCTGCAGTCATGTCCAACCCTGGTTGTCCAAATCCAACATCTTTTTATACCATGTCAAAACAGGCAGAAGCTGCAG ATCTTCTTTACAAAGCTAACATGAATACTGGAAGTGTGCTGGAATATGCCCTTGCTTTTACCAGTGCTGCATTGGATAAATATTGCTGTAAATGGAGTGCAGCTCCCAAGACAGGGTTCATTGACATTACAACTTCAAAGGATTTTTACCGTATATATAGTGGCCTTCAAATT GGACACCTGGAGGATTCTGTTCAAGTATCATCGAATTTTGAAGTGTTGGGTGACTCAGTTGCTTGGGGTGGTTGTACCATTATCTACTTGCTTGGGCAGCAGATGCATTTTGAActctttgatttttcatatcAAGTCCTCAATGTTGCAGAAGTAGAGGCTGGATTACTCACCCAAGCACATAAGAATCCCCATGTTGCCCAG GGATGGGAAACCCTATTAGAAGCAATGAAGAAAGCAAGAAGGTTGAACAACCATGTTTTCTCAATGCTAAAAGCCCGTTGCCCCCTTGAGGACAAGATAGCTTGCGCTATCAAGCAAAGTGGTGCCCCTCTGCATCGGATCAAGTTCGAGAACACTGTTTCAGCATTTGAAACATTGCCTCAAAAAGGTGCCTGA